Proteins found in one Triticum urartu cultivar G1812 chromosome 4, Tu2.1, whole genome shotgun sequence genomic segment:
- the LOC125552153 gene encoding uncharacterized protein LOC125552153 codes for MCAVLSPLHFLKPHRHLRRYCHTPVLCPTLPQMDHGGGGRGMVGYEAAAAAASTNQKTESFGGCSSSNSVKKIYPIDSPIKKRKSQYDLSDTRLSSLKYKFQDRPTSQEDETARTESLGGDDIFINKNCNVDMVNVYKGLDSCENTQSLLGGCIEVDSINGIESRSVRKWASASSSSSNSISLDTYSSFHSYGTKETDSWVRPHLEHDGSGLLLQAYDDDIEKICYVMNELAGGGVDGSADRIMDETLYSNGIDDFMILPAGKNGEKKKQLTIDQEFEQYFSKLML; via the exons ATGTGCGCAGTCCTTTCTCCTCTCCATTTCCTAAAGCCACACCGCCACTTGAGAAGATACTGCCACACCCCTGTCCTCTGCCCCACTCTGCCTCAAATGGATCACGGCGGAGGAGGCCGTGGGATGGTAGGGTACgaggcggctgcggcggcggcttCCACCAACCAGAAGACCGAAAGCTTCGGAGGCTG TTCCAGCTCCAACAGCGTGAAGAAAATTTACCCCATTGACAGTCCAATTAAGAAAAGGAAGTCACAGTATGACCTCAGTGACACAAGGCTGTCATCGCTGAAATACAAGTTTCAGGACCGACCAACTTCACAGGAGGATGAGACTGCAAGAACAGAAAGCTTAGGAGGTGATGACATTTTCATCAACAAGAACTGTAATGTGGACATGGTCAATGTTTACAAGGGATTGGACTCGTGTGAGAATACTCAAAGCCTTTTAGGTGGTTGCATCGAAGTCGACTCCATAAACGGAATTGAGAGCCGGTCTGTGAGAAAATGGGCATCTGCATCCAGCAGCTCAAGCAACAGCATTTCATTGGACACTTACAGTTCTTTTCATAGCTATGGCACCAAAGAGACTGACAGCTGGGTGAGGCCACACCTGGAGCATGATGGCTCAGGTTTGCTGCTGCAAGCATACGATGATGACATTGAGAAAATCTGCTATGTGATGAATGAGCTAGCAGGTGGTGGTGTCGATGGTTCTGCTGATCGTATCATGGATGAGACGCTTTACTCGAATGGCATCGATGATTTCATGATTTTGCCAGCAGGCAAGAATG GggagaagaagaagcagctaacCATCGATCAAGAATTCGAGCAGTACTTCTCAAAACTCATGCTTTAG